CGCATCAAACTGCGCACCGTGCTGCGAATCCACGCATGGTCATTTTTCTGAAAAGCCTCTGTGTAGGCCGACCAATAAGGAACAGTGATGAGCGTAAAGAAAACCATCACCAGGTTGAAATACTTGAATGCAATTTGATAAGCCGGCACTTCCTCTGGGCCAATCATCTGCGTGATAATCATGTTGTCGGTAGCAAATACAACCAGCGCGGCCCCTTGGAGTATAAAAAAACGCAGACCCAGATTGGTAAGCCCGCGCATTTCATTCCAACTGGCCAGTTTCAAGGCAGGACGGTAGGCTTTGTATCTGCCCCGAAAGCCCGTGAAGTTTGCGATTAACAGCAATAATAAATTTCCGCCTCCGACAATCCACGCAACAATTTCTAGATTGGCGGGAAGCAGTTTGGATGCGAGAAACACTGCCACCAGTGAAATAAGTGTTCCGAGTGCGTTTACAAGCGTGGTAAGCGCCGGGCGTTGGTCGGCAAGCCAAATCATTTTAATGAGCTGAAAAACAAATTGAATGCAAAAGAACAGAAAGACCAGGTTCATGGTGCGCCGCAGTTCGGATTCATTGATTTCAGGCGCGTTGAACACGGCTTTCCAGTCAATAAAAAGCTGAGCGATGCCATACAATACTAGCATGGCCAATGAAATACCTGTGATGATGACGTACGCAGAGCTGACATATCTGCGCGCCAATTGCGGGTTGTTGGCAGCGAGTGCCTCCGCCAGTTTGTTTCGCAAACCATTGCCCAGCCCCAAGTCAAAAATCAGGAACCAGCCAATTACAGCTTGCATGGTTAGCCACACTCCGTATTCTGCCTGACCGAGCCAGTGCAGCAAAATCGGTACGGTTACAAAAGAAGCGCCCATCGAAACGGCCCGATAAATGGCCGATTCCAAAATGTTCTTCCCGATTTTAAGCGTTCGGGGATGCAGCTTTTGAAGCCAGTCTGAGAGTGCGTCGGGTATCACCGGCTGAACAATCTCCTCAGTTTTGAAAATACACCAGCATGGGAGGCTGCATCTTCGTAGTAGCCATAACCTTTACCTGAGCCGTAGCCATAGCCGTACCCATAACCGTATCCTCCTTTCGCTCCAGAGAAATTTACCGCATTAAACAGAATGGCGATTCTCCCAAGACGGTCCTGTTTGTAGAGCTGTTCTAAGTGGCGCAGGTGGTGTTTACTGGTTGAAGCAAAACGAACCACAAAAATGGAAAGGTTGGCAAACTTCATGAGTATCAAGGCGTCGGTTACCAATCCGAGCGGAGGTGAGTCAATGATGATGTAATCATAGCGAGATTTGAGTTCATCCAGCATTTGGCTCATCGCCTTACCCATAATCAGTTCAGATGGGTTGGGAGGAATGGGGCCTGACGGGATAATGTCGAAAGTTTCGATGACTCCACTTTGTTGAATAATTTCATCCAATTTGTGCTGACCGCTCAAACAGGTACTCATTCCCTTGTCGTTATTGAGCTTGAAGTCGTCAATGATTCTGGGTTTTCGAAGATCCAGACCTAGCAGCACAACACGGCCACCGCCTATAGCGAGAGCACTGGCAAGGTTCATGGCAGAAAAGGTCTTGCCTTCTGTTCCTACGGAAGATGTAATAAGTATCACCTTTTGTTCTGCGCTCACACCAAAAAAATTGAGATTG
This sequence is a window from Cryomorphaceae bacterium. Protein-coding genes within it:
- a CDS encoding MATE family efflux transporter — translated: MIPDALSDWLQKLHPRTLKIGKNILESAIYRAVSMGASFVTVPILLHWLGQAEYGVWLTMQAVIGWFLIFDLGLGNGLRNKLAEALAANNPQLARRYVSSAYVIITGISLAMLVLYGIAQLFIDWKAVFNAPEINESELRRTMNLVFLFFCIQFVFQLIKMIWLADQRPALTTLVNALGTLISLVAVFLASKLLPANLEIVAWIVGGGNLLLLLIANFTGFRGRYKAYRPALKLASWNEMRGLTNLGLRFFILQGAALVVFATDNMIITQMIGPEEVPAYQIAFKYFNLVMVFFTLITVPYWSAYTEAFQKNDHAWIRSTVRSLMRIWVVSLVVVVMMFMAAPVVYNLWVGPELQIPSMLSAVFALWVALSAGLAIYGNFLSGVGKIQLSVYHAIFVSIINIPLSIWLAGPLGLGSTGVILASVIGIIPRAIIQPIQYQLIIKGKAKGIWNR